From the Micromonospora lupini genome, one window contains:
- a CDS encoding RNA polymerase sigma factor, with protein MLVTRARAGDLEAYDLLVARHTASAHRTAVLLGAGSDSEDVIQEAFVKGYRKLSRYRGESSFRSWLLAIVANETRNLHRSRTRRDGLALRAAAYPASEVVEDDAVGTVLAGERRAALVAALRQLPVRDREVIVCRFFLDLSEDETVATLGWPRGTVKSRTSRALAKLRALLADEGVRHG; from the coding sequence GTGCTCGTCACCCGCGCTCGGGCCGGTGACCTGGAGGCGTACGACCTCCTGGTCGCCCGGCACACCGCGTCCGCGCACCGGACGGCGGTGCTGCTCGGCGCGGGCTCCGACTCCGAGGACGTCATCCAGGAGGCGTTTGTGAAGGGCTACCGCAAGCTGTCCCGTTATCGGGGAGAGTCGTCCTTCCGATCCTGGCTGCTGGCGATCGTCGCCAACGAGACCCGCAACCTGCATCGTTCCCGCACGCGCCGCGACGGCCTGGCCCTGCGGGCGGCGGCGTACCCGGCGTCGGAGGTCGTCGAGGACGACGCGGTAGGCACCGTCCTCGCCGGTGAGCGCCGCGCCGCGCTGGTGGCGGCCCTGCGTCAACTTCCGGTACGCGACCGAGAAGTGATCGTCTGCCGGTTCTTCCTCGACCTCAGCGAGGACGAGACGGTGGCGACTCTGGGTTGGCCCCGGGGCACGGTGAAGTCGCGGACCTCGCGGGCCCTGGCGAAGCTGCGCGCCCTGCTCGCCGACGAGGGGGTGCGCCATGGGTGA
- a CDS encoding ATP-binding protein, whose amino-acid sequence MTLLGRLKEDSGYTYRQLEQRAARRGDVLARSTIADMLRRDSLPRADTLIAFVRACAPAQDARTWLAARNRLAAATTPTFDTGSANAAAPVPRQLPAPPALFIGRADELRLLDAAVGQPDPLSRTVLISAVGGAGGIGKTSLVLQWAHMHADQFPDGQLYADLRGFGPEPTPLPVAVTLRGFLQALGVPPASVPHPVDAQSALFRSLVARRRMLVLLDNVRDTDHVIPLLPGTPTCTVLITSRHRLRGLTVTHGARTLTLDRLSETEARELLATRLGPARALQHRSALDALVRHCGGLPLALAIVAARAATHPDHPLDGLVRELRDTTVRLDALTTGELRADLRAVFSWSWRALTPQAGKVVDLLGLVPVVDISLPAVASLAGTSTPRAQELLRELEDTALVRQHAPGRFRMHDLVHLYSAQRGRNQQGGEDREAVRRLVDFYLHTACAADRLLDPRRHPLILGEPAPGCTPAVLTDASVAMSWFDAEQERVLESQRLAMQRLWFPQVWQLARTLVTFHARRRQAVEQLAVWRMGLAAAEQGASISARAMAHRYLGQAHSQNGEQEEGLRHLRLAVDRAHEAGDAAELARCHYALGVAADHAGDLRQALLHSREALAEFQDLADTVEIARALNAVGWECAQLERYEEAQDSCTRALTLFRQHGHPDGEADTLHSLGLIAHGTGQQHSALAYYRQALAVYHEVGNTRGEADCLNSLGGLHESLGQYREAHDSWQRLVVLLRVQGRAAEALQVVQRLDLLPL is encoded by the coding sequence GTGACTCTTCTGGGCCGGTTGAAGGAAGATTCGGGCTACACCTACCGGCAGCTGGAGCAGCGAGCGGCTCGGCGCGGTGATGTGCTGGCCCGCAGCACCATCGCCGATATGCTGCGCCGCGACTCACTTCCCCGGGCGGATACACTGATCGCCTTTGTCCGTGCCTGTGCGCCGGCCCAGGACGCCCGTACCTGGCTGGCGGCCCGCAATCGTCTGGCCGCGGCCACCACCCCGACTTTCGACACCGGCAGCGCCAACGCGGCGGCACCGGTGCCGCGACAGCTGCCCGCCCCGCCGGCCCTGTTCATCGGACGAGCCGACGAGCTGCGCCTCCTCGATGCCGCCGTCGGCCAACCAGATCCCCTGAGCAGGACGGTCCTGATCTCGGCCGTCGGCGGTGCGGGCGGGATCGGGAAGACCTCATTGGTGTTGCAGTGGGCCCACATGCACGCCGACCAGTTCCCGGACGGGCAGCTCTACGCCGATCTTCGCGGCTTCGGACCCGAACCCACCCCGCTGCCGGTCGCGGTGACGCTGCGCGGCTTTCTGCAGGCTCTTGGCGTTCCACCCGCGTCGGTACCGCACCCGGTGGATGCCCAGTCGGCGCTGTTTCGCAGTCTGGTCGCCAGGCGGCGCATGCTCGTGCTCCTCGACAACGTCCGCGACACCGACCATGTCATTCCCCTTCTGCCCGGCACTCCCACCTGCACGGTCCTGATCACCAGCCGTCACCGGCTACGCGGCCTGACCGTCACCCATGGCGCCAGGACGCTCACACTGGACAGGCTCTCCGAGACGGAGGCGCGGGAGTTGCTTGCCACCCGCCTCGGCCCGGCGCGGGCGCTCCAGCACCGCTCAGCTCTCGACGCGTTGGTGCGACACTGCGGCGGTCTACCGCTGGCGCTGGCCATCGTGGCAGCCCGGGCCGCCACGCATCCCGACCACCCGCTCGACGGCCTGGTCCGCGAACTACGCGACACCACCGTCCGACTCGACGCCCTCACCACCGGAGAATTGCGGGCCGACCTACGTGCGGTCTTCTCCTGGTCCTGGCGGGCCCTGACCCCGCAGGCCGGCAAGGTCGTCGATCTTCTCGGTCTGGTTCCGGTCGTCGACATCAGCCTGCCCGCCGTGGCCAGCCTGGCGGGCACGTCGACGCCGCGGGCACAGGAGCTGTTGCGGGAGCTGGAAGACACGGCACTGGTCCGCCAGCACGCGCCGGGCCGCTTCCGGATGCACGACCTGGTTCATCTCTACAGTGCCCAGCGCGGCCGGAACCAGCAGGGTGGCGAGGACCGGGAGGCGGTCCGGCGGCTTGTCGACTTCTATCTGCACACCGCCTGCGCGGCGGACCGGTTGCTCGACCCGCGCCGCCATCCACTCATACTCGGCGAGCCGGCACCCGGCTGCACCCCAGCGGTGTTGACGGATGCGAGTGTGGCGATGTCGTGGTTCGACGCCGAGCAGGAACGGGTGCTGGAGAGTCAGCGCCTGGCCATGCAACGGCTGTGGTTTCCCCAGGTGTGGCAACTGGCCCGGACGTTGGTCACGTTCCACGCCCGACGTCGCCAGGCCGTCGAACAGTTGGCCGTGTGGCGAATGGGCCTGGCCGCCGCCGAGCAGGGGGCGAGCATCTCGGCACGAGCCATGGCGCACCGCTATCTGGGTCAGGCCCACAGCCAGAATGGCGAGCAGGAGGAGGGTTTGCGTCATCTGCGGCTGGCCGTCGACCGTGCCCACGAGGCCGGCGACGCCGCCGAGCTGGCACGGTGTCACTACGCGCTGGGTGTCGCCGCAGATCACGCTGGAGACCTTCGACAGGCGCTGCTGCACTCCCGTGAGGCGTTGGCCGAGTTCCAGGATCTCGCCGACACGGTGGAGATAGCCCGGGCGCTCAACGCGGTCGGCTGGGAGTGCGCCCAGTTGGAACGCTACGAAGAGGCGCAGGACAGTTGCACGCGCGCCCTGACCCTGTTTCGGCAGCACGGGCATCCCGACGGTGAAGCCGACACGCTGCACAGCCTTGGCCTGATCGCGCACGGCACCGGTCAGCAGCACTCGGCGTTGGCCTACTACCGGCAGGCGCTTGCGGTCTACCACGAGGTCGGCAACACCCGGGGTGAGGCGGACTGCCTAAACAGCCTGGGTGGGCTGCACGAGAGCCTCGGGCAGTACCGGGAGGCCCACGACTCCTGGCAGCGGTTGGTCGTCCTGTTGCGCGTACAGGGCCGCGCGGCCGAAGCGTTGCAGGTCGTCCAGCGGCTCGACCTGCTGCCGCTCTGA
- the helR gene encoding RNA polymerase recycling motor ATPase HelR, with protein MHKSSAAHAVFDLPGNLAAKADPALIARDEQHFAVIAASLERSIADLSDRLDAERRAPAGKGRQAVARDEEVRRLTGRLRALRRFGLDLCLGRIVGTDDPAPVYIGRFGLTDGSGRRLLLDWRSPAAEPFFGATHANPMGLASRRRYRWALGRIRDYWDEVFTPDGFEGHAALDDQSAFIASLGGNRSARMRDVLGTIQADQDAIIRAGSRGALVVDGGPGTGKTVVALHRTAYLLYSDPRLGQRRGGVLFVGPHQPYLAYVADVLPSLGEEDVQTCTLRDLVPEGAAAAVEADPDVARLKSSADLVRAIEAAVRFYEEPPTTAMTVTAGDTDVRLSADDWAQAFEAPGPGTPHNEARDEVWEELLAILLGRYDGDESDDLVRLSLLRNRDLRAAFNRAWPLLDANDIVADLWSVPAYLRRCAPWLGPDDIRRLRRVDADAWTVSDLPLLDAARQRLGDPETSRRTRRHEATIAAERARMATVVDELIEAHAYDDGEGVLSSLRQLDLQDALVDEAVLPSADPDLLAGPFAHIVVDEAQELTDAQWQMLLSRCPSRSFTIVGDRAQARHGFTESWQERLRRIGLDRVTVASLSINYRTPQEVMAQAEPVIRAVLPDANVPTSIRGNGIPVAHGSVRDLDRIVDDWLAEHADGIACVIGEPTYRPTTDRVRSLTPELTKGLEFDLVVLVNPETFGEGVRGAVDRYVAMTRATQRLVVLTGS; from the coding sequence ATGCACAAGTCGTCGGCGGCGCACGCCGTGTTCGACCTTCCCGGCAACCTCGCCGCCAAGGCCGATCCGGCGCTCATCGCCCGTGACGAGCAGCACTTCGCCGTCATCGCGGCGAGCCTGGAGCGGTCGATCGCGGACCTGTCCGACCGTCTCGACGCGGAGCGCCGGGCACCCGCCGGCAAGGGCCGCCAGGCGGTCGCCCGGGACGAGGAGGTCCGTCGGCTGACCGGTCGCCTGCGCGCCCTGCGTCGCTTCGGCCTGGACCTGTGCCTCGGACGCATCGTCGGCACGGACGACCCGGCGCCCGTCTACATCGGGCGCTTCGGCCTCACCGACGGCAGCGGTCGTCGCCTGCTGCTCGACTGGCGTTCCCCGGCCGCCGAGCCGTTCTTCGGGGCCACCCACGCCAACCCGATGGGTCTGGCCAGCCGCCGCCGGTACCGCTGGGCCCTCGGCCGGATCCGCGACTACTGGGACGAGGTGTTCACCCCGGACGGGTTCGAGGGGCACGCGGCGCTCGACGACCAGTCCGCGTTCATCGCCAGCCTCGGCGGCAACCGGTCGGCCCGGATGCGCGACGTGCTCGGCACCATCCAGGCCGACCAGGACGCCATCATCCGAGCCGGATCGCGGGGCGCTCTCGTCGTCGACGGCGGTCCGGGCACCGGCAAGACCGTCGTGGCCCTGCACCGCACCGCGTACCTGCTCTACTCCGACCCGCGCCTCGGCCAGCGCCGCGGCGGGGTGCTGTTCGTCGGACCACACCAGCCCTACCTGGCGTACGTCGCCGACGTCCTGCCCAGCCTCGGCGAGGAGGACGTGCAGACCTGCACCCTGCGCGACCTCGTGCCGGAGGGCGCGGCGGCGGCCGTCGAGGCCGACCCGGATGTGGCCCGTCTGAAGTCCTCCGCCGACCTGGTGCGGGCGATCGAGGCGGCCGTACGGTTCTACGAGGAGCCGCCGACCACGGCGATGACTGTCACGGCCGGCGACACCGACGTGCGGCTGAGCGCGGACGACTGGGCCCAGGCGTTCGAGGCGCCCGGACCCGGCACCCCGCACAACGAGGCGCGGGACGAGGTCTGGGAGGAGCTGCTGGCGATCCTGCTCGGGAGGTACGACGGCGACGAGTCGGACGACCTGGTACGCCTGTCGCTGCTGCGCAACCGGGACCTGCGCGCGGCGTTCAACCGCGCCTGGCCGCTGCTCGACGCGAACGACATCGTCGCGGACCTGTGGTCGGTGCCCGCCTACCTGCGCCGGTGCGCCCCCTGGCTCGGCCCCGACGACATCCGCCGGCTACGCCGCGTCGACGCCGACGCCTGGACGGTGTCCGACCTGCCGCTGCTCGACGCCGCACGGCAGCGCCTCGGCGACCCGGAGACGTCCCGGCGTACCCGCCGCCACGAGGCCACCATCGCCGCCGAACGGGCGCGCATGGCGACAGTCGTCGACGAGCTGATCGAGGCCCACGCCTACGACGACGGCGAGGGCGTGCTGTCGAGCCTGCGTCAACTGGATCTGCAGGATGCGCTCGTCGACGAGGCAGTCCTGCCCAGCGCCGACCCGGATCTGCTGGCCGGCCCGTTCGCGCACATCGTCGTGGACGAGGCGCAGGAGCTGACCGACGCGCAGTGGCAGATGCTGCTGTCGCGCTGCCCGTCGCGCAGCTTCACCATCGTCGGGGACCGCGCCCAGGCCCGGCACGGCTTCACGGAGTCGTGGCAGGAACGGCTGAGGCGCATCGGGCTCGACCGGGTCACCGTGGCCTCGCTGAGCATCAACTACCGGACGCCGCAGGAGGTCATGGCGCAGGCCGAACCGGTCATCCGGGCCGTGCTCCCGGACGCGAACGTGCCGACCTCGATCCGTGGCAACGGGATCCCGGTGGCCCACGGATCGGTCCGCGACCTGGACAGGATCGTCGACGACTGGCTCGCGGAGCACGCCGACGGGATCGCCTGCGTCATCGGCGAGCCCACGTACCGACCGACGACGGATCGCGTCCGGTCGCTGACCCCGGAACTGACCAAGGGGCTGGAGTTCGACCTGGTCGTCCTCGTCAACCCGGAGACGTTCGGCGAGGGCGTCCGGGGGGCGGTGGACAGATACGTCGCGATGACCCGCGCGACCCAGCGACTCGTCGTCCTCACCGGGTCCTGA
- a CDS encoding aldo/keto reductase codes for MPTDEITAAAAGSWTLGDRTVHRMGFGSMRITANPDRERAIAVLRRAVELGVNHIDTAAFYVSPGGTLRVGTGPARYATELIRAALAPYPEELVIATKVGFGYDPATGFSEAATAAQLRAQVEENLRRLGRDRLDVVNLRLGRGSGPAPLVERFGALAELRAAGLIRHLGLSGARPEHLDEVADIAPVVCVQNNYGVDAYREQDAFVRACGERGIAYVPFFALAGTNREAGASAAQGAAVEAVARAHGVTPQQVRLAWTLHQGPHVLAIPGTGDPAHLEENVAAADLRLTPEDLTRLA; via the coding sequence ATGCCAACCGACGAGATCACCGCCGCCGCGGCGGGCAGCTGGACCCTGGGCGACCGTACCGTGCACCGGATGGGCTTCGGCTCGATGCGGATCACCGCCAACCCGGACCGTGAACGGGCGATCGCGGTGCTGCGCCGCGCCGTGGAGCTGGGCGTCAACCACATCGACACGGCCGCCTTCTACGTGTCGCCCGGCGGCACCCTGCGGGTCGGCACCGGCCCCGCCCGGTACGCCACCGAGCTGATCCGGGCGGCGCTCGCCCCGTACCCCGAGGAGCTGGTCATCGCCACCAAGGTCGGCTTCGGCTACGACCCGGCGACCGGATTCAGCGAGGCGGCCACCGCGGCGCAGCTACGCGCCCAGGTCGAGGAGAACCTGCGCCGCCTCGGCCGCGACCGGCTGGACGTGGTGAACCTGCGGCTCGGTCGGGGGTCGGGCCCGGCGCCGCTTGTCGAGCGGTTCGGCGCCCTGGCCGAGCTGCGCGCCGCCGGGCTGATCCGGCACCTCGGGCTGTCCGGCGCCCGGCCCGAGCACCTGGACGAGGTGGCGGACATCGCGCCCGTGGTCTGCGTGCAGAACAACTACGGCGTGGACGCGTACCGGGAGCAGGACGCCTTCGTCCGCGCCTGCGGCGAGCGGGGCATCGCCTACGTGCCCTTCTTCGCGCTGGCTGGTACGAATCGGGAGGCGGGCGCGAGCGCCGCGCAGGGCGCGGCCGTCGAGGCGGTCGCCCGGGCCCACGGCGTCACGCCCCAGCAGGTACGCCTGGCCTGGACGCTGCACCAGGGCCCGCACGTCCTCGCGATCCCCGGCACCGGCGACCCGGCCCACCTGGAGGAGAACGTAGCGGCCGCCGACCTGCGCCTGACCCCCGAAGACCTGACCCGCCTGGCCTGA
- a CDS encoding MFS transporter: protein MSAPTSPAVAPDSTVPARIVRLARNGVAVTFTLNGLAVGSWFSRVPAVREALDLSAGRLGLLLLAMSVGALLAMPTSGLLAQRLGSARSVTIATVLVAVGLVVAGLGATVAGSAVVVGLGLVAFGYGSGACDVAMNVEGATVERRLGRTVMPRFHAAWSLGSVAGAGLGAGAARLGVPVGAHLAAVAVVVLVGTVLASRMFLPQPAVDPANQTADTSPAGRRRAQLAAWREPRTLLIGLFVLVAAFAEGSANDWLAVAFVDGRDLSEAAGAAVFGVFVVGMTLGRTAGTIALDRWGRVPVLSGTLLLAAAGAALAVLAGSGPVAIVGVALWGLGASLGFPVGMSAAADEETHAAVRVSVVAVIGYTAFLGGPPLLGLLGDHVGTLRALLVVPLLLLPTLALVPALRPPRTDESAPAAREGAEESAPAAREAADESAPAAHQS from the coding sequence GTGAGCGCCCCCACCAGCCCGGCCGTCGCCCCGGACAGCACAGTTCCGGCACGGATCGTCCGGCTCGCCCGCAACGGCGTCGCCGTCACCTTCACCCTGAACGGCCTGGCCGTCGGCAGCTGGTTCTCCCGGGTGCCGGCCGTGCGGGAGGCGCTGGACCTCTCCGCCGGGCGTCTCGGGCTCCTGCTGCTGGCGATGAGCGTGGGCGCGCTGCTCGCCATGCCGACCTCCGGGCTGCTCGCCCAGCGCCTCGGCTCGGCCCGCAGCGTGACGATCGCCACCGTGCTTGTCGCTGTCGGCCTCGTCGTGGCCGGTCTGGGCGCGACGGTCGCCGGGTCGGCAGTCGTCGTCGGGCTGGGGTTGGTGGCCTTCGGCTACGGCTCCGGCGCGTGCGACGTGGCCATGAACGTCGAGGGCGCGACTGTGGAGCGGCGGCTGGGGCGTACCGTCATGCCCCGTTTCCACGCGGCCTGGAGTCTCGGGTCGGTGGCCGGCGCGGGCCTCGGCGCCGGGGCCGCCCGCCTGGGCGTGCCGGTCGGCGCGCACCTCGCCGCGGTGGCGGTGGTGGTGCTCGTCGGCACCGTGCTCGCCTCCCGGATGTTCCTGCCCCAACCGGCCGTCGACCCGGCCAACCAGACGGCGGACACCAGCCCGGCCGGCCGCCGCCGTGCCCAACTCGCCGCCTGGCGTGAGCCGCGCACCCTGCTCATCGGCCTGTTCGTGCTGGTGGCGGCGTTCGCCGAGGGCAGCGCCAACGACTGGCTGGCGGTCGCCTTCGTCGACGGTCGCGACCTGAGCGAGGCGGCCGGAGCGGCGGTCTTCGGCGTCTTCGTCGTCGGCATGACCCTGGGACGCACCGCGGGCACCATCGCGCTGGACCGCTGGGGTCGGGTGCCGGTGCTCAGCGGCACCCTCCTGCTCGCCGCTGCCGGCGCCGCTCTGGCCGTGCTGGCCGGCTCGGGGCCGGTGGCAATCGTCGGCGTCGCGCTGTGGGGCCTCGGCGCGTCGCTGGGGTTCCCGGTCGGCATGAGCGCGGCGGCCGACGAGGAGACGCACGCGGCGGTGCGGGTAAGCGTGGTCGCGGTGATCGGTTACACGGCCTTCCTGGGCGGGCCGCCGCTGCTGGGCCTGCTCGGTGACCACGTCGGCACCCTGCGGGCGCTGCTTGTGGTGCCGCTGCTGCTCCTGCCGACGCTGGCGCTGGTGCCGGCGCTGCGCCCGCCCCGGACCGACGAGTCGGCGCCGGCAGCGCGGGAAGGGGCCGAGGAGTCGGCGCCGGCAGCGCGGGAAGCGGCCGACGAGTCGGCTCCGGCAGCACACCAAAGCTAA
- a CDS encoding LacI family DNA-binding transcriptional regulator, translating to MTAAAHRPATLEDVARAAGVSRSTASRVIAGTGFASPDARERVVTAADQLGYVPNPAARALVRGGGVRLVVAAAGTSAAVLDDPYVHRVVGSAARVCAPAGVGVALHWLPLGDPRGLEQLAADRSVCGVVLVNTTEALLDAVPRSLHGRVASIGIGSAEVPSFDVDNTAGAGAVLRHLYATGRRRIAMVTGPAWLPCSQRPVQAYRHLMRQAGLPERVVDGDFTAARGRAAAGEALRRWPDVDAIYAISDETAFGVIAALRDGGVRVPGDVAVAGFDDIPLAGMSAPALTTASHPVGRIATAAASAVLAGRPAAPVTLFPSALVTRDSA from the coding sequence ATGACGGCAGCGGCACACCGGCCGGCCACTCTGGAGGACGTCGCCCGGGCCGCCGGGGTCTCCCGGTCCACCGCCTCGCGGGTGATCGCCGGAACGGGGTTCGCCTCGCCGGACGCCCGGGAGCGGGTGGTGACGGCCGCCGACCAGCTCGGTTACGTGCCCAACCCGGCCGCCCGGGCGCTGGTTCGGGGCGGCGGCGTACGGCTGGTGGTGGCCGCGGCGGGGACCAGCGCCGCGGTGTTGGACGACCCGTACGTCCACCGGGTGGTCGGCTCGGCCGCCCGGGTGTGCGCGCCGGCCGGCGTCGGGGTGGCGCTGCACTGGCTGCCGCTGGGCGACCCCCGCGGCCTGGAGCAGCTCGCCGCCGACCGCAGCGTGTGTGGCGTCGTGCTCGTCAACACCACCGAGGCCCTGCTGGACGCCGTGCCCCGGTCGCTGCACGGTCGGGTCGCCTCGATCGGAATCGGCTCGGCCGAGGTGCCGTCGTTCGACGTCGACAACACCGCCGGGGCCGGCGCGGTGCTGCGCCACCTGTACGCGACGGGCCGCCGCCGGATCGCCATGGTGACAGGCCCGGCGTGGCTGCCGTGCTCGCAGCGCCCCGTGCAGGCGTACCGGCACCTGATGCGCCAGGCCGGCCTGCCGGAGCGGGTGGTGGACGGCGACTTCACGGCGGCGCGTGGCCGGGCGGCGGCCGGCGAGGCGCTGCGCCGCTGGCCGGACGTGGACGCGATCTACGCGATAAGCGACGAGACCGCGTTCGGAGTCATCGCGGCGCTGCGCGACGGCGGTGTGCGGGTGCCAGGTGACGTCGCGGTGGCCGGTTTCGACGACATCCCGCTGGCCGGCATGAGCGCGCCGGCGCTGACCACCGCGAGCCACCCGGTGGGCCGGATCGCCACCGCGGCGGCCAGCGCCGTGCTGGCCGGCCGCCCGGCCGCGCCTGTCACACTCTTCCCGTCCGCCCTGGTGACCCGCGACAGCGCCTGA
- a CDS encoding alpha/beta hydrolase: MSDSAPDPRHGRLTTRPHPPVVSGPSGLVPLPGGDGGRPAMAYVPEPAADGATYRLVVLLHGAGGSARQGLDLLLPLADAHHLLLVAPQSSAASWDLIAGGFGVDVQHIDALLASAFDGYPVRDVTVGGFSDGASYALSLGLANGDLVDAVLAFSPGFAAPPLIRGRPRVFVSHGVDDTVLPIDVCSRRFVPHLRSLGYDVTYEEFPGGHDVPAPIRASATGWLIG; encoded by the coding sequence GTGTCCGACTCCGCGCCGGATCCTCGGCACGGCCGGTTGACCACACGCCCGCACCCGCCGGTGGTGTCGGGTCCCTCCGGACTCGTGCCGCTGCCCGGCGGGGACGGCGGTCGGCCGGCGATGGCGTACGTGCCGGAGCCGGCCGCCGACGGCGCCACGTACCGGCTGGTGGTGCTGCTGCACGGGGCGGGCGGCTCCGCGCGGCAGGGACTGGACCTGCTGCTGCCGCTGGCGGACGCGCACCACCTGCTGCTTGTCGCACCGCAGTCGTCGGCGGCGAGTTGGGACCTGATCGCCGGCGGCTTCGGGGTGGACGTGCAGCACATCGACGCGCTGCTGGCCAGCGCCTTCGACGGCTATCCCGTTCGCGACGTGACTGTGGGCGGCTTCTCCGACGGCGCCTCGTACGCCCTCTCGCTGGGCCTGGCCAACGGCGACCTGGTGGACGCGGTGCTGGCCTTCTCCCCCGGCTTCGCCGCGCCGCCGCTCATCCGCGGCCGGCCGCGGGTCTTCGTCTCGCACGGGGTGGACGACACTGTCCTGCCGATCGACGTGTGCAGCCGCCGCTTCGTGCCGCACCTGCGCAGCCTCGGCTACGACGTCACCTACGAGGAGTTCCCCGGCGGCCACGACGTCCCCGCCCCGATCCGCGCGAGCGCCACCGGGTGGCTCATCGGATGA
- a CDS encoding FUSC family protein has product MAWFGGLRVAGHRLRQGWRPVLEATVAATVAWLLATRLLGHPQPFFAPAAALIVLGQARGQRIRRAVEVVLGVAAGVLVADLVVQALGPGSTWTVGTVILLTVLLAVAFGATGVTLVQAAVSALYLVVVAPPDGSLVPFRFVDALVGGTVALAVSLLVDARHPLAPLVAEVRRTFDELAGLVDGIADALDGRDESAALAALTQARGMDVRVGGLREGVLAAGEALRLNVRRRRHIGRLRSVDESIRQTDYVVRNVRVLARAGVTLSRLRTPTPPELGEALRCLVEAVREAGAALAADLDGREEAADRHAARADAAALAAVHTAGQLFGSTQTLPLAMIIGQIRATAIDLLRGVHPDDDAAVLARVDEALGLPAV; this is encoded by the coding sequence ATGGCGTGGTTCGGGGGCCTGCGGGTCGCCGGTCACCGGCTGCGGCAGGGCTGGCGGCCGGTGCTGGAGGCGACAGTCGCGGCGACAGTGGCCTGGCTGCTCGCCACCCGCCTGCTCGGGCATCCGCAGCCCTTCTTCGCGCCGGCCGCCGCGCTGATCGTGCTCGGTCAGGCCCGCGGACAGCGGATCCGGCGTGCCGTCGAGGTCGTGCTCGGAGTGGCCGCCGGGGTGCTCGTCGCGGACCTGGTCGTGCAGGCGCTCGGCCCCGGCAGCACGTGGACGGTAGGCACCGTCATCCTGCTCACCGTCCTGCTCGCGGTCGCCTTCGGCGCTACAGGCGTGACCCTGGTCCAGGCCGCGGTGTCCGCCCTCTACCTGGTGGTGGTCGCGCCACCGGACGGGTCGCTGGTCCCGTTCCGCTTCGTCGACGCGCTTGTCGGCGGCACGGTCGCGCTCGCCGTCAGCCTCCTCGTCGACGCCCGGCACCCGCTCGCCCCACTCGTCGCCGAGGTGCGGCGGACCTTCGACGAGCTGGCCGGTCTGGTGGACGGCATCGCCGACGCGCTGGACGGGCGCGACGAGTCGGCGGCGCTGGCCGCGCTGACGCAGGCCCGGGGCATGGACGTCCGGGTCGGCGGGCTGCGCGAGGGCGTGCTCGCCGCCGGTGAGGCGCTGCGGCTCAACGTGCGCCGCCGCCGGCACATCGGCCGGCTGCGGTCGGTGGACGAGTCGATCCGGCAGACCGACTACGTGGTCCGCAACGTCCGGGTGCTGGCCCGCGCCGGTGTGACGCTCAGTCGACTGCGGACCCCCACGCCGCCGGAGCTGGGCGAGGCGCTGCGCTGCCTGGTCGAGGCGGTCCGGGAGGCCGGCGCGGCGCTCGCCGCCGACCTGGACGGGCGGGAGGAGGCTGCCGACCGGCACGCCGCCAGGGCGGACGCGGCGGCGCTCGCCGCCGTCCACACGGCCGGGCAGCTCTTCGGGTCGACCCAGACCCTCCCACTCGCCATGATCATCGGTCAGATCCGGGCGACCGCCATCGACCTGCTGCGGGGCGTGCACCCCGACGACGACGCCGCCGTCCTGGCCCGCGTGGACGAGGCCCTCGGCCTGCCCGCCGTCTGA